The proteins below are encoded in one region of Candidatus Palauibacter australiensis:
- the rimO gene encoding 30S ribosomal protein S12 methylthiotransferase RimO, with translation MRLGLISLGCDKNTVDSERMLAELVGHGAERTDVDEAEVILVNTCGFIDAAKEESIETILEAERLKRAGACRGVVAVGCMVERYREEMAEALPEVDLLLGLRDLDRLVPELRERGLLRGPAPDGGAHPGERIPVGARHVRYLKVSEGCSHACAFCAIPLWRGKHRSFDLERVVAEAQRLEAQGAVEVNLVAQDLAHWGREGRDGTDIATLVEALLRETSIPWFRLLYIYSAGLREPLVELMASETRLLSYIDMPIQHASDTVLYRMRRPERAAKLRSKVAWLRDTVPGLTLRTTVLVGFPGETDAEFRELVDFLDEVPFDRLGAFAFSPQEGTRAAAMEESFVPADLARDRLEEVLEVQRAVSRERLAAEIGRERIAVVDVPAASDDPTLELLYEDPPAAAHLGRIESQADDVDGVTVLVGGNGLVAGSLVRVEIERAADFDLAGRVRGVVRRASGRGEAVPPPAIPSGRGLPVLGLDSAWGR, from the coding sequence ATGCGGCTAGGACTCATCAGCCTCGGTTGCGACAAGAACACCGTCGACTCCGAGCGCATGCTCGCCGAACTCGTCGGCCACGGAGCCGAGCGCACCGACGTGGATGAAGCGGAGGTCATCCTCGTCAACACGTGCGGGTTCATCGACGCCGCGAAGGAAGAGTCGATCGAGACGATCCTCGAGGCGGAGCGGCTGAAACGCGCAGGGGCGTGCCGCGGCGTCGTGGCGGTCGGGTGCATGGTGGAGCGCTATCGGGAGGAGATGGCGGAGGCGCTGCCGGAGGTCGACCTCCTGCTCGGGCTGCGGGACCTCGATCGCCTCGTGCCGGAGTTGCGCGAGCGCGGACTTCTCCGGGGACCGGCGCCGGACGGGGGTGCGCACCCGGGGGAGCGGATCCCCGTCGGGGCGCGCCACGTCCGCTACCTGAAGGTCAGCGAGGGATGCAGTCACGCGTGCGCCTTCTGCGCGATCCCGCTCTGGCGGGGAAAGCACCGTTCCTTCGACCTGGAGCGTGTCGTCGCCGAGGCGCAGCGCCTCGAGGCACAGGGCGCCGTGGAGGTGAACCTGGTGGCGCAGGACCTGGCGCACTGGGGCCGGGAGGGGCGGGACGGGACGGACATCGCGACGCTCGTCGAGGCGCTGCTGCGCGAGACGTCGATCCCCTGGTTCCGTCTCCTGTATATCTACTCCGCGGGCCTGCGCGAGCCGCTCGTCGAACTGATGGCGTCCGAGACGCGGCTCCTGTCGTACATCGACATGCCGATCCAGCACGCGAGCGACACGGTGCTCTACCGCATGCGCCGGCCGGAGCGGGCCGCGAAGCTGCGGTCGAAGGTCGCGTGGCTGCGTGATACGGTCCCCGGCCTCACGCTGAGGACGACGGTGCTCGTGGGGTTCCCGGGCGAGACGGACGCGGAGTTCCGCGAACTCGTGGATTTCCTCGATGAGGTGCCGTTCGACCGGCTCGGAGCCTTCGCCTTCTCCCCGCAGGAGGGGACGCGCGCGGCCGCCATGGAGGAGAGCTTCGTGCCCGCGGATCTGGCGCGGGACCGTCTCGAGGAGGTGCTCGAGGTCCAACGAGCCGTGAGCCGCGAGCGGCTCGCCGCGGAGATCGGCCGCGAACGCATCGCCGTCGTGGATGTGCCCGCGGCCTCGGACGATCCGACGCTCGAACTCCTCTACGAGGATCCTCCGGCCGCAGCGCACCTCGGCCGGATCGAGAGCCAGGCGGACGACGTGGACGGCGTGACGGTGCTCGTGGGCGGAAACGGCCTCGTCGCCGGCTCGCTGGTGCGGGTCGAGATCGAGCGGGCGGCCGACTTCGACCTCGCGGGGCGCGTCCGGGGAGTCGTGCGCCGGGCGTCCGGGCGCGGTGAGGCCGTGCCACCCCCGGCCATCCCATCGGGGCGAGGGCTCCCCGTGCTGGGACTCGACAGCGCCTGGGGCCGATGA
- a CDS encoding TonB-dependent receptor, which yields MTRRMEGKGGRRFAGRGAWRLLAALACLPGAEGVAAQVPDTVSRDTVSFRLRELRIEALRPVASVSGASAVRLSLQSPRVAAVPLLEEALREIPFLQVRENSRGEAQPTLRGTESRQLSVLVDGVPLTLGWDARTDLSLIPVDAAREIQLFRGISSVLHGPNVLGGVVSIEIGHGSVDPDRRLNGMQGGMDATGAAFGGVRLGRTWSSGDGGVSVQAGGAYRTRDGVPLPGGVVQPAAPDPDRRLNSDLDHVSAFFTGRAESEGGAWVSMSTFGYRAERGVPPELHVMDPRRWRMPETKRAVGTVSAGTGWGRTPFGTGDFEVSIGVDVGDAQIDEFETLAYEDVTGQEFADDRTLTFRGLSDHELGEGVVRTAFTVAETRHVERLVPGGESTFRQRLFSLGGEVELPLAGPGAGFWSGARISLGASWDRGSTPETGGREARETIDDWGARLGGSAQIAPRVRFHMGASRRVRFPSLRELYSGALGRFVPNHELAPEVLRAAEGGVTGTVQAFGAEVEAQAVLFVQSFSNAIVRTGLGDGRFRRENRRRVAAAGIELLGDARWGDVSLGGDLTWQNVNVTDRRFEGRRLRAEYQPGIAVGAHVEGPLPAGFRARVALEAIGRQYCVDPDFDADIDLDPTARVDLVVSREFTVSGPFRTLQTSLSLDNLADATVFDQCGLPQPGRLLRLQFRLF from the coding sequence ATGACACGGAGGATGGAAGGGAAGGGCGGGCGACGGTTCGCCGGGCGTGGCGCTTGGCGGCTGCTCGCCGCATTGGCGTGTCTCCCGGGGGCGGAGGGCGTGGCAGCGCAGGTCCCGGACACCGTGTCCCGGGATACGGTCTCCTTCCGGCTTCGCGAACTCCGCATCGAGGCGCTGCGGCCGGTCGCCAGCGTCTCGGGCGCAAGCGCGGTGCGCCTCAGCCTGCAGTCCCCGCGCGTGGCTGCCGTCCCCCTGCTCGAGGAGGCGTTGCGCGAAATCCCATTCCTGCAGGTGCGGGAGAACTCGCGCGGCGAGGCCCAGCCGACGCTGCGGGGGACCGAATCGCGCCAGCTTTCCGTGCTCGTCGACGGGGTGCCACTGACGCTCGGCTGGGACGCGCGCACGGACCTTTCGCTTATTCCGGTCGACGCGGCGCGCGAGATCCAGCTCTTCCGGGGCATCTCCTCGGTCCTCCACGGTCCCAACGTCCTCGGCGGCGTGGTCTCGATCGAGATCGGACACGGGAGCGTGGACCCGGACCGGCGGCTCAACGGGATGCAGGGCGGCATGGACGCCACCGGCGCGGCGTTCGGCGGCGTGCGCCTCGGACGCACGTGGAGTTCGGGGGACGGCGGCGTGTCCGTGCAGGCGGGCGGCGCTTACCGGACGCGCGACGGCGTACCCCTTCCCGGCGGGGTCGTTCAGCCGGCCGCGCCCGACCCGGACCGGCGTCTGAACAGCGACCTCGACCATGTGAGCGCCTTCTTCACCGGCCGGGCCGAATCGGAAGGGGGCGCCTGGGTCTCCATGTCCACCTTCGGGTATCGGGCCGAGAGGGGGGTCCCGCCGGAGCTCCATGTGATGGATCCGCGACGCTGGAGGATGCCGGAGACGAAGCGGGCCGTAGGCACGGTCTCGGCCGGCACCGGGTGGGGTCGCACCCCCTTCGGCACGGGGGATTTCGAGGTCAGCATCGGGGTCGACGTCGGCGACGCGCAGATCGACGAGTTCGAGACGCTGGCCTACGAGGACGTTACGGGGCAGGAGTTCGCGGACGACCGCACCCTCACCTTCCGCGGCCTGTCCGACCACGAACTCGGCGAAGGGGTCGTGCGGACGGCCTTCACGGTGGCCGAGACTCGCCACGTCGAGCGTCTCGTGCCCGGCGGAGAGTCCACCTTTCGCCAGCGCCTGTTCAGCCTCGGCGGCGAGGTCGAGTTGCCCCTTGCGGGCCCCGGCGCGGGGTTCTGGTCGGGCGCCCGCATCAGCCTGGGGGCGAGCTGGGACCGCGGCAGCACGCCGGAGACGGGAGGGCGCGAGGCGCGCGAGACGATCGACGACTGGGGGGCGCGCCTCGGGGGGTCCGCGCAGATCGCACCGCGCGTTCGCTTCCACATGGGGGCGAGCCGCCGCGTCCGCTTCCCGTCGCTGCGGGAACTGTATTCCGGCGCGCTCGGCCGCTTCGTCCCCAACCACGAACTTGCGCCGGAGGTCCTCCGCGCGGCGGAGGGCGGCGTCACCGGGACGGTGCAGGCGTTCGGGGCGGAGGTCGAGGCGCAGGCCGTGCTCTTCGTCCAGAGTTTCTCGAATGCGATCGTGCGCACGGGGCTCGGGGACGGGAGGTTCCGGCGGGAGAATCGGCGTCGCGTGGCCGCGGCCGGGATCGAGCTTCTCGGCGACGCGCGGTGGGGCGATGTCTCGCTGGGCGGCGACCTGACGTGGCAGAACGTGAACGTCACGGACCGGCGGTTCGAGGGCCGCAGGCTTCGCGCGGAGTACCAGCCCGGGATCGCCGTGGGAGCGCACGTGGAGGGCCCGCTCCCCGCCGGTTTCCGGGCGCGGGTCGCGTTGGAGGCGATCGGACGCCAGTACTGCGTCGATCCGGATTTCGACGCCGACATCGACCTCGACCCGACGGCCCGCGTTGACCTCGTCGTGAGCCGGGAGTTTACGGTCAGCGGACCCTTCCGGACGCTGCAGACCTCGCTGTCGCTGGACAATCTCGCGGACGCGACGGTCTTCGATCAGTGCGGACTGCCGCAGCCCGGCCGTCTGCTGCGGCTGCAGTTCCGGCTCTTCTAG
- the lnt gene encoding apolipoprotein N-acyltransferase, with amino-acid sequence MNWRARIVPERATPLLVGGVLMGLAHPPFHLLVTSFVALVPFIVWLEGLPATAEARRQARKGGFFFGLVYYTLVLYWLLVALVFYTWWAFFAFLAPILILATFMSWVAGGIHLVRTRFRWPVYVVFPVFWTAGEVLRAHLLDVSFPWMQFGDTLSAYPILVGAADLVGSRGLSFWLALANALVASGFLAYRAGGWPALRRPATGFLLVLALPIAYSVARWQTLDVRPVARVGVVQPSVPQHLRNTDRAASTDSAFRSTATLISGWAGRERMDLVIFPETMLGSGIFDPLPSYPYDGWPEARAWAEGIAEALDAEVAVGGRGADDLGDGEYQPFNSAFHLRPGAGVVNRYDKRFLVPFVERVPFMPPEWFQAIPYAGGNFGIGEWQAPIEIATEGGSAAYGTMICYESIFSPLARHYRRTGADFLVNITNDSWFGRDAWWSRSSALWQHPAHLVMRSIETRMGAARSGNTGISKIVDPLGRVSHRTELFEPASFVADVSTTDEWTVYVRFGDVVGTLSALVALLALGTSILKDRNLRGRVRRGSSRETADSVSGSA; translated from the coding sequence TTGAACTGGCGCGCGCGGATCGTCCCCGAACGGGCCACTCCGCTCCTCGTCGGCGGGGTGTTGATGGGGCTGGCCCATCCTCCCTTTCATCTCCTTGTGACGTCCTTCGTCGCGCTCGTCCCCTTCATCGTCTGGCTCGAGGGACTGCCGGCGACGGCGGAAGCCCGAAGGCAGGCCCGCAAGGGGGGCTTCTTCTTCGGCCTCGTCTACTACACACTCGTCCTCTACTGGCTCCTCGTGGCGCTCGTCTTCTACACGTGGTGGGCGTTCTTCGCCTTCCTCGCCCCGATCCTCATCCTCGCGACCTTCATGTCGTGGGTGGCGGGTGGGATCCACCTGGTGCGGACCCGCTTCCGGTGGCCGGTCTACGTCGTCTTCCCCGTCTTCTGGACCGCCGGGGAGGTGCTGCGAGCCCACCTCCTGGACGTCTCCTTCCCCTGGATGCAGTTCGGCGACACGCTCTCGGCCTATCCCATCCTCGTGGGCGCGGCCGACCTCGTGGGCTCCCGCGGGCTTTCCTTCTGGCTCGCGCTCGCGAACGCGCTCGTCGCGTCGGGGTTCCTGGCGTACCGGGCCGGGGGTTGGCCTGCGCTGCGGCGGCCGGCGACCGGATTCCTGCTCGTGCTCGCCCTCCCCATCGCCTATTCGGTGGCCCGCTGGCAGACGCTGGACGTGCGTCCCGTGGCCCGGGTCGGGGTCGTTCAGCCCAGTGTCCCGCAGCACCTGCGCAACACGGATCGCGCCGCCTCGACCGACAGCGCCTTCCGTTCCACGGCGACGCTGATCTCCGGGTGGGCGGGTCGGGAGCGCATGGATCTCGTGATCTTTCCCGAGACGATGCTCGGGTCGGGCATCTTCGATCCGCTCCCCTCCTACCCCTATGACGGGTGGCCGGAGGCGCGCGCCTGGGCGGAGGGGATTGCCGAGGCGCTCGACGCCGAGGTGGCGGTCGGGGGGCGCGGGGCGGACGATCTCGGAGACGGAGAGTACCAGCCGTTCAACTCCGCCTTCCACCTCCGCCCCGGCGCAGGCGTCGTCAACCGCTATGACAAGCGCTTTCTCGTGCCGTTTGTGGAGCGGGTGCCGTTCATGCCTCCCGAATGGTTCCAGGCCATCCCCTATGCGGGGGGGAACTTCGGCATCGGCGAGTGGCAGGCCCCGATCGAGATCGCCACGGAGGGCGGAAGCGCGGCGTACGGGACGATGATCTGCTACGAGTCGATCTTCTCCCCGCTGGCGCGGCACTACCGGCGAACCGGCGCGGACTTCCTCGTCAACATCACGAACGACTCCTGGTTCGGCCGCGACGCGTGGTGGAGCCGTTCGAGCGCCCTGTGGCAGCACCCCGCGCACCTCGTCATGCGTTCCATCGAGACGCGGATGGGCGCGGCGCGCTCCGGAAACACCGGGATCTCCAAGATCGTCGATCCGTTGGGGCGCGTGTCGCACCGCACCGAACTCTTCGAGCCCGCGTCCTTCGTGGCGGACGTGTCGACGACGGATGAGTGGACCGTGTACGTGCGCTTCGGCGATGTCGTGGGGACTCTATCGGCTCTGGTGGCCCTTCTTGCCCTCGGCACGTCTATCCTGAAGGATCGCAACCTGCGCGGCCGGGTGCGGCGCGGAAGTTCGAGAGAGACGGCGGATTCGGTAAGCGGGAGCGCATGA
- the hemL gene encoding glutamate-1-semialdehyde 2,1-aminomutase, translating to MSRGHRQPSAASDWIRRARDVMPGGVSSPVRAFGAVGMEPLFAARGAGARIFDAAGRGYLDYVLSWGPLILGHAAPPVVEAVTRAARDGMSFGACQAREVELAERVAAWVPGVEMVRFVNSGTEATMSAVRLARAATGRDLILKFAGCYHGHADAFLVVAGSGVATLSLPDSPGVPAATSGLTLTAPYNDFEAVAAVFAEHGARLAAVIVEPVAGNAGLIPPREGFLEGLRDHCDRAGTLLIFDEVMTGFRVARGGAQERYGVAADLVALGKVLGAGMPVAAYAGPRELMRRMAPEGDVYQAGTLSGNPLGMAAGIAQLDELERTDPFADLEWRAATLVEGILTAAGARDIPACGSALGSMWGVFFTEGPVFDFNGARRADADFFARYYRACFERGVFFAPSAFEAGFLSTAHTDADVAETLGVVGEALDAALDAEPEAAS from the coding sequence ATGAGCCGCGGACATCGCCAGCCATCCGCTGCCTCCGACTGGATTCGGAGGGCGCGCGACGTGATGCCGGGCGGCGTGAGCTCGCCCGTGCGGGCCTTCGGCGCCGTCGGGATGGAGCCGCTGTTCGCCGCCCGCGGCGCGGGCGCGAGGATCTTCGACGCGGCGGGGCGCGGCTATCTCGACTACGTCCTCTCCTGGGGTCCGCTCATCCTCGGCCACGCCGCCCCGCCCGTCGTCGAGGCCGTGACGCGCGCGGCTCGCGACGGGATGAGCTTCGGGGCCTGCCAGGCGCGCGAGGTCGAACTCGCCGAGCGCGTCGCCGCCTGGGTGCCCGGCGTCGAGATGGTGCGCTTCGTGAACAGCGGCACCGAGGCCACGATGTCCGCCGTGCGGCTCGCCCGCGCCGCGACGGGCCGTGACCTGATCCTGAAGTTCGCGGGCTGCTATCACGGCCACGCGGACGCTTTCCTCGTCGTGGCCGGATCGGGCGTCGCCACGCTGTCGCTCCCCGATTCGCCGGGCGTGCCGGCCGCCACCTCCGGCCTGACGCTGACGGCGCCCTATAACGACTTCGAGGCGGTGGCCGCGGTGTTCGCTGAGCACGGCGCCCGGCTCGCAGCCGTCATCGTCGAGCCGGTGGCGGGCAACGCGGGCCTCATCCCGCCCCGCGAGGGCTTCCTGGAGGGCCTCCGCGATCACTGCGACCGTGCGGGGACGCTCCTCATCTTCGACGAGGTCATGACCGGGTTCCGAGTCGCGCGGGGCGGCGCGCAGGAGCGCTACGGGGTCGCCGCGGACCTCGTCGCGCTTGGGAAGGTTCTCGGCGCCGGGATGCCGGTCGCGGCCTACGCGGGCCCGCGCGAGCTGATGCGGCGGATGGCGCCGGAAGGCGACGTGTACCAGGCCGGGACGCTGTCGGGGAACCCGCTCGGCATGGCCGCAGGCATCGCCCAGCTCGACGAACTCGAGCGCACGGACCCGTTCGCGGATCTGGAGTGGCGCGCCGCGACGCTCGTGGAGGGCATCCTGACCGCCGCTGGCGCCCGGGACATCCCGGCCTGCGGGAGCGCGCTGGGCTCGATGTGGGGCGTCTTCTTCACGGAGGGTCCGGTGTTCGACTTCAATGGCGCCCGGCGCGCGGACGCGGACTTCTTCGCCCGCTACTACCGGGCGTGCTTCGAGCGCGGCGTCTTCTTCGCCCCCTCCGCCTTCGAGGCGGGGTTTCTCTCTACCGCGCACACCGACGCGGACGTGGCGGAAACGCTCGGGGTCGTCGGCGAAGCGCTGGACGCGGCGCTGGACGCGGAGCCGGAGGCCGCGAGTTGA
- a CDS encoding histone deacetylase, which produces MRVAYSAGYTVPLPEGHRFPMGKFLALRQILERDGIIGPEDVVEPEEAAWEDLALVHTRAYLYKLRHGTLGRAEERRLGLPWSPALVRRSRLAVRGTVNAAWMALEDGVAANLAGGTHHAFPDHGEGFCVLNDVGVAVRVLRRGGWIRRALVVDLDVHQGNGTAAVFADDPDTFTFSMHGAGNYPFRPTPSDLDVALPDGAGDDEYEEALRRFLPEAVTRSRPDLVFYLGGVDVVAGDRFGRLALSRAGLERRERWVIGTLRGEGFPLTLLLSGGYAATPRRTAELHAIAHRTALEVEVRREDGGVRSDGVRATA; this is translated from the coding sequence TTGCGCGTCGCATACAGCGCCGGGTATACCGTGCCGCTGCCCGAGGGTCATCGATTCCCGATGGGGAAGTTCCTCGCGCTCAGGCAGATCCTCGAACGTGACGGGATCATCGGGCCGGAGGACGTCGTCGAGCCGGAAGAGGCCGCCTGGGAGGACTTGGCGCTCGTGCATACGCGGGCGTACCTCTACAAGCTTCGGCATGGGACTCTCGGGCGCGCGGAGGAACGACGCCTGGGGCTCCCGTGGTCGCCCGCGCTCGTGCGGCGGTCGCGGCTCGCGGTCCGGGGCACGGTCAATGCGGCGTGGATGGCGCTGGAAGATGGAGTGGCGGCGAACCTGGCCGGAGGCACGCACCATGCATTTCCGGATCACGGAGAAGGGTTCTGCGTCCTGAACGACGTGGGCGTCGCCGTCAGGGTGCTGCGTCGCGGCGGGTGGATTCGTCGTGCGCTCGTCGTGGACCTCGATGTACATCAGGGCAATGGCACCGCAGCCGTGTTCGCCGATGACCCCGACACGTTCACCTTCTCCATGCACGGGGCGGGGAACTACCCGTTCCGGCCCACCCCGTCGGATCTCGACGTCGCCCTGCCCGATGGGGCAGGAGACGACGAGTACGAGGAGGCGCTGCGGCGGTTCCTTCCCGAAGCCGTGACTCGATCGCGTCCCGACCTCGTGTTCTACCTCGGGGGCGTGGATGTCGTCGCCGGCGACCGCTTCGGGCGCCTCGCGCTCTCTCGCGCCGGGCTGGAGCGAAGGGAGCGGTGGGTCATCGGGACGTTGCGCGGGGAGGGGTTCCCGCTCACGCTCCTGCTGTCGGGCGGATATGCGGCCACGCCCCGACGGACGGCGGAACTTCACGCGATCGCGCACCGGACGGCGCTCGAGGTCGAAGTGCGGCGTGAGGACGGCGGAGTGAGGAGTGATGGCGTGAGGGCGACAGCATGA
- the menD gene encoding 2-succinyl-5-enolpyruvyl-6-hydroxy-3-cyclohexene-1-carboxylic-acid synthase, giving the protein MSRAAAAPNRNALWARALVDGLARRGISHACIGSGSRSAPLVEALAADDRFTLHPHVDERGAAFFALGVGAASGRPAAVVTTSGTAAANLFPAVVEASQSEIPFLALTADRPAALRGTDANQTIDQRDLFGRYARRSIDLGLPEPTAAGLARLGAAVEATWRAAVGAPAGPAHLNVQFAKPLEPVHVPGDVPAGLEPRLPGSPTPGHEPGAVPPDAGGELAALLRRARRPLIVCGPNQQPEIGRATLTLAARARAPLVADPLSGARFGRGAERWTMGSADLSLRADEVVAALRPDLVVRVGRAPTSAAVCRYLERHADAPQFVLDATHRWRDHLATSARPLAGDPVATLEAAAAAVSEEAEEAWVGWWRAVDRAARLAVEPSLAETWFEGAVADAMAEGLPEGTPWLIGNSMPIRDVDAFTRATDRPLRPLGLRGASGIDGNVSAALGAAAAAGRPAAALVGDLTLLHDAGALLADRPPRISLHLVVIQNRGGGIFHMLPIREHDPPFTPYVVMPQSVDLGAVAAAAGIPHRLVSSAAELREAVKVPGPESEGRGLRLTEACIEREHNWQQRTAAIENAKEAARRAI; this is encoded by the coding sequence GTGAGCCGGGCGGCGGCCGCGCCCAATCGGAACGCGCTGTGGGCCCGGGCGCTGGTCGACGGGCTCGCCCGCCGCGGAATATCGCACGCCTGCATCGGTTCCGGATCCCGCTCGGCCCCGCTCGTGGAAGCGCTGGCCGCGGACGACCGGTTCACGCTTCACCCGCACGTGGATGAACGGGGCGCCGCCTTCTTCGCCCTGGGCGTGGGCGCGGCGAGCGGACGGCCGGCGGCGGTCGTCACGACGTCCGGCACCGCCGCGGCCAATCTCTTTCCGGCGGTGGTGGAGGCGAGCCAGAGCGAGATCCCTTTCCTCGCGCTGACGGCGGACCGGCCGGCGGCGCTGAGGGGCACGGATGCGAACCAGACGATCGACCAGCGGGATCTCTTCGGCCGCTACGCCCGGCGATCCATCGACCTCGGGCTTCCGGAGCCGACCGCCGCGGGGCTCGCCCGGCTCGGAGCCGCGGTGGAGGCGACGTGGCGCGCGGCCGTGGGGGCTCCCGCGGGACCAGCGCACCTGAACGTTCAGTTCGCGAAGCCGCTCGAGCCGGTTCACGTGCCGGGCGACGTGCCCGCCGGTCTTGAACCGCGCCTCCCCGGCTCCCCGACGCCCGGCCACGAGCCCGGGGCCGTGCCGCCGGACGCCGGAGGCGAACTCGCGGCCCTGCTGCGGCGTGCGCGGCGACCGCTCATCGTCTGCGGTCCCAACCAGCAGCCCGAGATCGGCCGCGCCACCCTGACGCTGGCCGCCCGGGCCCGCGCTCCGCTCGTGGCCGATCCGCTCTCCGGCGCCCGCTTCGGCCGCGGTGCCGAGCGCTGGACGATGGGCAGCGCCGACCTCTCGCTGCGTGCCGATGAAGTCGTCGCGGCATTGCGTCCGGATCTGGTCGTTCGCGTCGGACGCGCGCCGACCTCCGCCGCGGTCTGTCGCTACCTGGAGCGGCACGCGGACGCGCCCCAGTTCGTCCTAGACGCGACGCACCGCTGGCGGGACCATCTCGCCACGAGCGCGCGACCGCTGGCCGGCGATCCCGTAGCGACCCTTGAGGCCGCCGCCGCAGCCGTCTCCGAAGAGGCGGAAGAGGCTTGGGTCGGGTGGTGGCGGGCGGTCGACCGAGCGGCGCGCCTCGCGGTCGAACCGTCGCTGGCGGAGACGTGGTTCGAGGGCGCCGTCGCCGACGCCATGGCGGAGGGCCTCCCGGAAGGGACGCCCTGGCTCATCGGCAATTCGATGCCGATTCGCGACGTTGACGCCTTCACGCGCGCAACAGATCGACCGCTTCGTCCCCTCGGCCTTCGGGGCGCGAGCGGGATCGACGGCAACGTGAGCGCGGCACTCGGTGCGGCGGCCGCTGCGGGACGGCCCGCGGCGGCGCTCGTGGGCGACCTCACGCTGCTTCACGATGCAGGGGCGCTGCTCGCCGATCGTCCGCCCCGCATCTCGCTCCACCTCGTCGTCATCCAGAACCGCGGCGGCGGCATCTTCCACATGCTGCCGATCCGCGAACACGACCCGCCCTTCACCCCCTACGTGGTCATGCCCCAGTCCGTCGATCTGGGCGCGGTTGCCGCCGCCGCCGGAATCCCGCACCGTCTCGTCTCGTCGGCCGCCGAATTACGGGAGGCCGTGAAGGTGCCGGGCCCGGAATCGGAGGGCCGGGGCCTCCGCCTCACCGAGGCGTGCATCGAGCGTGAACACAACTGGCAGCAGCGCACCGCCGCGATCGAAAACGCGAAGGAGGCGGCGCGCCGCGCGATCTGA
- a CDS encoding isochorismate synthase — MKAARHSRGKRAEEALEAARGTGYFASVTLRLPSIEPEAVLASPPVGVRGFWQSGPHWIAHAGAAAEIDSREGAQGPPPADLISWLRGRAARLFSEPWVLDLDGEARRPRLHGGFAFDPVCRADREPGFWEAFPSARFVLPAYEVEADERGAWLTVTRRFAPGTSGDQAIDRLRRRAMRTREQLARLERHGAAPGPVPSATAIEELVDRRQWQRAVNEILDEIRSGRVRKVVLARSMDITLGRLPDSAAVLTALRTANPLAHLYLMQFARDRFFVGAAPELIGSLRGRRFRTMAVGGSTPRGADPASDAWLGRQLIDSRKNREEHLVVVEDIVDRLREVGVRIGAIPKPALLRLPRIQHLRTDLEAEIRPGTHILSLVETLHPTAAVCGDPRAGALDIIRAHETESRGWYAGPVGWFDEDGNGEFAPALRGGVARGPLLRLYAAAGLVSNSRAPAEWDETRVKLQTMLAALGVARMR, encoded by the coding sequence ATGAAGGCGGCGCGCCACTCCCGCGGGAAGCGGGCGGAGGAGGCGCTCGAAGCCGCGCGCGGTACGGGTTATTTCGCCAGCGTGACGTTGCGTTTGCCGAGCATCGAGCCCGAAGCGGTACTCGCCTCGCCGCCGGTCGGCGTGCGCGGCTTCTGGCAGAGCGGCCCGCACTGGATCGCGCATGCGGGCGCCGCCGCCGAGATCGACAGCCGCGAGGGGGCGCAGGGACCCCCGCCTGCGGATCTCATCTCTTGGCTGCGGGGGCGCGCGGCGAGACTGTTCTCGGAACCGTGGGTCCTCGACCTGGACGGCGAGGCGAGGCGGCCGCGTTTGCACGGCGGTTTCGCCTTCGACCCCGTGTGCCGCGCGGATCGGGAGCCGGGCTTCTGGGAGGCGTTCCCGAGTGCGCGCTTCGTGCTGCCGGCGTACGAAGTCGAGGCGGACGAACGTGGTGCGTGGCTGACGGTGACGCGCCGCTTCGCGCCCGGCACCTCCGGCGATCAGGCCATCGATCGACTCCGTCGGCGCGCGATGCGTACCCGCGAACAACTGGCCCGGCTCGAGCGCCACGGGGCGGCGCCGGGGCCCGTCCCGTCCGCGACCGCCATCGAGGAACTCGTGGATCGCCGGCAATGGCAGCGCGCCGTCAACGAGATCCTCGACGAGATCCGCTCCGGCCGGGTCCGAAAGGTCGTGCTCGCGCGTTCCATGGACATCACGCTCGGGAGGCTGCCCGACTCTGCCGCCGTTCTCACCGCTCTGCGCACGGCGAACCCGCTCGCCCACCTCTACCTGATGCAGTTCGCGCGCGACCGCTTCTTCGTCGGCGCCGCCCCCGAGTTGATCGGTTCGCTGCGCGGCCGGCGCTTTCGCACGATGGCGGTCGGCGGGTCGACGCCGCGCGGCGCAGATCCGGCATCGGACGCCTGGCTTGGCCGCCAGTTGATCGACAGCCGCAAGAACCGGGAGGAACACCTCGTCGTGGTCGAGGACATCGTCGACCGGCTGCGTGAGGTCGGTGTCCGGATCGGAGCGATCCCGAAGCCCGCCCTCCTGCGCCTGCCGCGGATCCAGCACCTGCGCACGGACCTCGAGGCGGAGATCCGGCCCGGGACGCACATCCTGTCGCTGGTGGAGACACTCCATCCCACCGCAGCCGTCTGTGGCGATCCCCGCGCCGGGGCGCTCGACATCATCCGTGCGCACGAGACGGAGAGTCGCGGCTGGTACGCGGGTCCGGTCGGCTGGTTCGACGAAGACGGCAACGGGGAATTCGCCCCCGCGCTGCGCGGCGGCGTAGCCAGGGGTCCGCTGCTCCGGCTCTACGCTGCGGCGGGCCTCGTGAGCAATTCGCGGGCTCCGGCGGAATGGGACGAAACCCGGGTCAAGCTGCAGACGATGCTCGCGGCGCTCGGCGTGGCGCGGATGCGGTGA